Proteins found in one Planococcus citri chromosome 2, ihPlaCitr1.1, whole genome shotgun sequence genomic segment:
- the LOC135837737 gene encoding ubiquinone biosynthesis O-methyltransferase-like, with translation MISTIVFNSTKIPKQVMEFTKHTMTTFGRLVFRAKAKGSMNLHTQSIAMQKEIGKQSETSFPWWESHYLLTRLNKVRIPFIQNGIHEVGLLRRQTGTVNKTRLEGVKILEVGCGGGIICEELARLGADVIGLDIDSKAINEARKHQLLDNSIKDNLKYINDTIYEHERENSEKYDAVVLSEVIEHIRNEEKEKILSSSINTLQPGGSLFITTPNKTISSLIIVIFLAEMFNIIPKGTHLYDEFIAPEDLIKMIEKNKCEIKTVDGIYYNPFRKEFVNSRRWSLYYGIHALKINEKSQPVKYDHIGQ, from the exons ATGATTTCAACTATTGTATTTAATTCGACAAAAATACCTAAACAAGTGATGGAATTCACGAAACATACCATGACTACTTTTGGTCGACTTGTTTTCCGAGCAAAAGCAAAAGGAAGCATGAATCTACATACACA ATCGATTGCAATGCAAAAAGAAATTGGGAAACAATCAGAAACATCCTTCCCTTGGTGGGAAAGCCACTATTTATTAACACGTTTGAATAAAGTTCG CATTCCTTTCATTCAAAATGGCATTCATGAAGTTGGACTACTCAGAAGGCAGACCGGAACTGTTAACAAAACTCGCTTGGAAGGGGTTAAAATTCTAGAAGTGGGTTGTGGAGGAGGAATAATTTGCGAA GAATTAGCCAGATTAGGAGCAGATGTAATCGGACTTGATATCGACTCTAAAGCCATCAACGAAGCACGAAAGCATCAATTATTAGACAATTCCATAAAAGATAATTTAAA atATATAAACGATACGATTTACGAACACGAACgagaaaattccgaaaaatacGACGCTGTCGTCTTATCCGAAGTTATTGAACACATTCGAAAcgaagagaaagaaaaaatcttATCGAGTTCAATAAATACTCTTCAA ccAGGGGGTTCATTATTCATTACAACGCCCAACAAAACAATTTCCAGCCTCATAATCGTAATATTTTTAGCAGAGATGTTCAACATTATTCCCAAAGGGACTCACTTGTACGACGAGTTCATCGCTCCCGAAGATTTAATCAAAATGATCGAGAAAA ataAATGCGAAATTAAAACCGTCGATGGAATATATTACAATCCATTCAGAAAAGAGTTCGTGAATTCTCGTCGTTGGTCGTTATATTATGGGATTCATGctttaaaaatcaatgaaaaatcacaacCTGTAAAATATGACCACATTGGCCAGTGA